From the genome of Bacteroidales bacterium:
AGATAAAACGCCTCTATGTTATGGGGTGTCTGTCGCAACGCTATGCTTCAGAACTTATTGAAGAGATACCCGAAGTGGATGGTTTCTTTGGTAAATTCGATTGGGAGAATATAGTAAAAGAGGTAGGCGGAGAGTATAATCAATCACTCGCTAATAGCAGGGTATTAACAACGCCATCACACTATGCCTATCTAAAAATAGGAGAAGGGTGTAACCGCACATGTGCCTATTGTGCAATACCCATTATCACAGGAAAATATAAATCTCGCCCAATAGAAGATTTGGTTGAAGAGGCTCAAGGTCTCGCAGCAATGGGGGTAAAAGAGTTGCAACTCATAGCCCAAGACCTTACATATTACGGATTAGATATCTATAAATCATACCAACTTCCCAAACTCGTTGAGGAGTTGTCAAAAGTAGAGGGGGTAGAGTGGATACGCCTGCACTATGCCTACCCAGCGCACTTTCCATACGAACTGTTGCCGGTAATGGCACAAAACAGCAAGGTGTGTAAATACCTTGATATAGCATTACAGCACATCAGTGACAATATGCTCACTCGTATGCATCGTAATGTAACAAAACAACAAACTTACCAACTTATAGAACGCATACGCAAAGAGGTTCCCGGCATACACTTGCGAACAACACTTATGGTAGGTTTCCCGGGTGAAACCGAAGAGGATTTTGCAGAACTCATGGAGTTTGTGAAATATGCCAGATTTGAACGTATGGGAGCATTCACTTATTCCGAAGAGGAGGGGACATACTCTGCTGAGAACTATACCGATGACATTCCTGAAGAGGTTAAACAAAAACGTTTAGATACTCTTATGGCTCTGCAGGCCGAGATCTCTGCCGAGATAAATGCACAAAAAGAGGGAGAAGAGTTAAGAGTGATAATTGACCGAGAGGAGGCAGACTACTATATAGGTCGCACACAATTTGATTCTCCAGAGGTAGATCCCGAAGTGTTGATATCAAAAGATAAAACACTAAACATAGGAGAGTTTTATACCGTAAAAATCACATCATCTTCAAACTACGAACTATTTGGTTCGGTAAAGTAAATTGCCATGACAAGGCAGGTTGAAATAGAGGAGGCGATAAGATTGGCAATAGAGAACAATTTGCCATTCTATGCCTATCGCAATCCCAATGAAGAGATAGAATTTGGCCTTCAACTATCAACATTAACAGAGCGTAAAACAGGAGAAAAAGGTTTTGTAATATACCCCTTTGTTGAAACTCCTCAAACTCCTGTACTATTTATAAAACAGGAGTATTCTCTAAACAACTTTCCAGTAGATATTCAAAAACGGGAGGTAAATTACCCAAACGAGAATACCGAGATAGACTTCACGCAATATAAAAAATCAGCATCACAACTTATAGCAGATATGGAGCAAGATAGTTACCAAAAGGCGGTACTATCACGCACCATAGGTTATGAAGTTAGAGCAAGAGAAAAATCTGCAGAGTGGTTTTTGACGTTATGCGAATGCTATCCCAATGCCTATATATACATATTTTCTGTACCACAAATAGCAACATGGATAGGAGCAACTCCCGAAAAACTCTTAGAGTATGACGGAGAGAGTGTAACAACAATGGCATTGGCAGCAACTCGCCGGGCAGATGAAAACAGATCTTTTACCCCTAAAGAGGAGCGAGAACAACAGATAGTAGCAGATTATATAATAGATAAATTCTCGGGAGCAGGAGTGCAACCAGAAGTGTCTCCACGTTTTGTGAAAACTGCTGGGCCTGTTGAGCATCTGTGCAATATAATATCGGCAACGGATGTTGATATAGATAGAGCAGAGCAATTAATAAATCTTCTTCATCCAACCCCTGCGGTAGCAGGAACACCTCTTAAAAAGGCATTACAGGTAATCTATGAGGCAGAAAAACGCCCAAGAAGATACTATTCCGGATATTTAGGAGGGGTAAAAGAGAACAACACATTCAGTTTATTTGTAAATTTGCGAAGTATGGAGATATTTCCAAACCGAGTTCAACTATATGTAGGTGGAGGCTTAACCTCTCAATCGCAAGTTGAGGCGGAGTGGAACGAAACAGAGCATAAGGCACAAACCTTGCTTAAAACCATTAAAGGCTAATTATCAAATGACAACGGATAAAAAACAGGTCAGAATCCTATTAGAGATATTAAAACAACGAGGAGTAGAGGATTTTATAATCTCTCCCGGATCTCGTAACACTCCAATAGTAATAGGTGTTGCACGAGATAAGAACTTCACATCGAGAGTTGTTATTGATGAACGCTCTGCCGCTTTCGTTGCATTGGGATTATCAGCACAAATATCAAAACCTGTTGCGTTGGTATGTACTTCGGGTACAGCGGTACTTAATTATGCCCCTGCAATAGCTGAAGCATATTACCGAAACGTTCCTCTTGTAGTTATAACAGCCGATCGAGAGCCTGAGGTAATAGATCAAAACGATAGCCAAACCATAAGACAAAACAGAGTTTATGCCAACTATATAAAGTATTCAACTACATTGCCTTGTGAAATTAGGAACGAGGCTGATGAGATAAATACAATACAACAAATAACATTAGCAATAGACAAAGCATTAACTCCTGATAGAGGTCCTGTGCATATCAATGTTCCGCTTAGAGAACCACTTGCAGGATTAGCACCCATTACTTCATTAAATATAGAAATACCACAACCAAAGATAGAACAAAAGAGTATAAGCAACAATGAACAGCAAGAGTTGATAAAAAAACTGTCACAATATAAAAAAGTTATGTTGTTGGCATCGTTTGCTGAGCCTGATGCAGAATTCAATAAATCACTATCGCAGTTGGTAAAACTACCACAAGTGGTGTTACTTACCGAGACAATATCAAATATAAACGTAGAGGGAGCAATAACCACAATAGACAGAACACTGACACAATTAACAC
Proteins encoded in this window:
- the rimO gene encoding 30S ribosomal protein S12 methylthiotransferase RimO → MQKNRIDIITLGCSKNLVDSEKLIRQFKELGYEVYHDSDNVKGEIVIINTCGFIGDAKEESINMILNFCQAKKARKIKRLYVMGCLSQRYASELIEEIPEVDGFFGKFDWENIVKEVGGEYNQSLANSRVLTTPSHYAYLKIGEGCNRTCAYCAIPIITGKYKSRPIEDLVEEAQGLAAMGVKELQLIAQDLTYYGLDIYKSYQLPKLVEELSKVEGVEWIRLHYAYPAHFPYELLPVMAQNSKVCKYLDIALQHISDNMLTRMHRNVTKQQTYQLIERIRKEVPGIHLRTTLMVGFPGETEEDFAELMEFVKYARFERMGAFTYSEEEGTYSAENYTDDIPEEVKQKRLDTLMALQAEISAEINAQKEGEELRVIIDREEADYYIGRTQFDSPEVDPEVLISKDKTLNIGEFYTVKITSSSNYELFGSVK
- a CDS encoding chorismate-binding protein, yielding MTRQVEIEEAIRLAIENNLPFYAYRNPNEEIEFGLQLSTLTERKTGEKGFVIYPFVETPQTPVLFIKQEYSLNNFPVDIQKREVNYPNENTEIDFTQYKKSASQLIADMEQDSYQKAVLSRTIGYEVRAREKSAEWFLTLCECYPNAYIYIFSVPQIATWIGATPEKLLEYDGESVTTMALAATRRADENRSFTPKEEREQQIVADYIIDKFSGAGVQPEVSPRFVKTAGPVEHLCNIISATDVDIDRAEQLINLLHPTPAVAGTPLKKALQVIYEAEKRPRRYYSGYLGGVKENNTFSLFVNLRSMEIFPNRVQLYVGGGLTSQSQVEAEWNETEHKAQTLLKTIKG